From the Streptomyces sp. KMM 9044 genome, one window contains:
- the arc gene encoding proteasome ATPase → MAAHDDDMNRGIRPGRGSEDPAGQIAYLEQEIAVLRRKLADSPRHTRILEERIVELQTNLAGVSAQNERLAGTLREARDQIVALKEEVDRLAQPPAGFGVFLMANEDGTADIFTGGRKLRVNVSPGVDLDGLRRGQEVMLNEALNVVEAMEFERVGDIVTLKEILEDGERALVLGHTDEERVVRLAEPLLGVTIRPGDALLLEPRSGYVYEVVPKSEVEELVLEEVPDIGYEQIGGLGNQIEAIRDAVELPYLYPDLFKEHELRPPKGVLLYGPPGCGKTLIAKAVANSLAKKVAEVTGVAAGKSFFLNIKGPELLNKYVGETERQIRLVFQRAREKASEGTPVIVFFDEMESLFRTRGSGVSSDVENTIVPQLLAEIDGVEGLQNVVVIGASNREDMIDPAILRPGRLDVKIKIERPDAEAAKDIFGKYLTQRLPLHGDDLAEHGSDRDVTVQSMIQTAVEHMYAETEENRFLEVTYANGDKEVLYFKDFNSGAMIENIVGRAKKMAIKDFLEKSQKGLRVSHLLQACVDEFKENEDLPNTTNPDDWARISGKKGERIVYIRTLITGKQGSDTGRSIDTVANTGQYL, encoded by the coding sequence GTGGCAGCCCACGACGACGACATGAACCGCGGCATCCGCCCGGGACGCGGGTCCGAGGACCCGGCCGGGCAGATTGCCTATCTCGAGCAGGAGATCGCCGTCCTGCGCCGCAAGCTCGCCGACTCTCCGCGACACACGAGGATTCTCGAAGAGCGGATCGTCGAGCTGCAGACCAACCTGGCCGGCGTGTCCGCCCAGAACGAACGACTCGCCGGCACGCTCCGCGAGGCCCGCGACCAGATCGTGGCCCTCAAGGAGGAGGTCGACCGGCTCGCACAGCCCCCGGCCGGCTTCGGGGTCTTCCTCATGGCGAACGAGGACGGCACCGCCGACATCTTCACCGGCGGCAGAAAACTCCGGGTGAACGTGAGCCCCGGCGTCGACCTCGACGGGCTCCGGCGTGGCCAGGAAGTGATGCTCAACGAAGCGCTCAACGTGGTCGAGGCCATGGAGTTCGAGCGCGTCGGCGACATCGTCACCCTCAAGGAGATCCTCGAGGACGGCGAACGAGCACTCGTCCTCGGCCACACCGACGAGGAGCGTGTGGTCCGGCTCGCCGAGCCGCTGCTGGGCGTCACCATCCGCCCCGGCGACGCGCTCCTGCTCGAACCCCGCTCCGGGTACGTCTACGAGGTCGTCCCCAAGAGCGAGGTCGAGGAGCTCGTCCTCGAGGAAGTCCCCGACATCGGTTACGAGCAGATCGGCGGCCTCGGCAACCAGATCGAAGCCATCCGCGACGCCGTCGAGCTGCCCTACCTCTACCCGGACCTGTTCAAGGAGCACGAACTGCGTCCGCCCAAGGGTGTCCTGCTCTACGGGCCCCCGGGATGCGGCAAGACGCTCATCGCCAAGGCCGTGGCCAACTCGCTGGCCAAGAAGGTCGCCGAAGTGACCGGAGTGGCCGCCGGCAAGAGCTTCTTCCTCAACATCAAGGGCCCCGAGCTCCTCAACAAGTACGTCGGCGAGACCGAGCGGCAGATCCGCCTCGTCTTCCAGCGGGCCCGCGAGAAGGCCAGCGAGGGCACCCCCGTCATCGTCTTCTTCGACGAGATGGAATCCCTCTTCCGCACCCGCGGCTCCGGCGTCAGCTCCGACGTGGAGAACACGATCGTCCCGCAGCTCCTCGCCGAGATCGACGGCGTGGAGGGCCTGCAGAACGTGGTCGTGATCGGTGCCTCCAACCGTGAGGACATGATCGACCCCGCCATCCTGCGACCCGGCCGGCTCGACGTGAAGATCAAGATCGAACGTCCGGACGCCGAGGCGGCCAAGGACATCTTCGGCAAGTACCTCACCCAGCGACTCCCGCTGCACGGCGACGACCTCGCCGAGCACGGCAGCGATCGGGACGTCACGGTCCAGAGCATGATCCAGACCGCCGTGGAACACATGTACGCCGAAACCGAGGAGAACCGCTTCCTGGAAGTCACCTACGCCAACGGAGACAAGGAAGTCCTCTACTTCAAGGACTTCAACTCCGGCGCCATGATCGAGAACATCGTCGGCCGCGCCAAGAAGATGGCGATCAAGGACTTCCTCGAGAAGAGCCAGAAGGGCCTCCGCGTCTCCCACCTGCTCCAGGCCTGCGTGGACGAGTTCAAGGAGAACGAGGACCTGCCCAACACCACCAACCCCGACGACTGGGCCCGGATCTCCGGCAAGAAGGGCGAACGGATCGTGTACATCCGCACCCTCATCACCGGAAAGCAGGGCTCGGACACCGGACGCTCCATCGACACGGTGGCAAACACCGGTCAGTACCTGTAA
- the dop gene encoding depupylase/deamidase Dop, giving the protein MTVRRVMGIETEYGISVPGRPNANAMLTSSQIVNAYAAAMHRARRARWDFEEENPLRDARGFDLAREAADSSQLTDEDIGLANVILTNGARLYVDHAHPEYSAPEVTNPRDAVLWDKAGERIMAEAAERAAALPGAQPIHLYKNNTDNKGASYGTHENYLMKRETPFSDIVRHLTPFFVSRQVFTGAGRVGIGQDGHEHGFQLSQRADYFEVEVGLETTLKRPIINTRDEPHADAEKHRRLHVIIGDANLSEISTYLKLGTTALVLSMIEDGFIAVDLAVDQPVRTLHQVSHDPTLKRLVTLRSGRTLTAVQLQMEYYELARKYVEERYGADADDQTKDVLTRWEDTLNRLENDPMSLAGELDWVAKREVMEGYRRRDGLDWDAARLHLVDLQYADVRPAKGLYNRLVARGRMKRLLDETEVERARTKPPEDTRAYFRGRCLEQYADDVAAASWDSVIFDLPGRDSLQRVPTLEPLRGTRNHVKELLDRCRTAEDLVRVLSGN; this is encoded by the coding sequence ATGACCGTACGGCGAGTAATGGGCATCGAGACGGAGTACGGGATCTCCGTCCCCGGCCGCCCCAACGCCAATGCCATGCTCACCTCGTCCCAGATCGTGAACGCCTACGCGGCGGCGATGCACCGGGCCCGCCGAGCCCGCTGGGACTTCGAGGAGGAGAACCCGCTGCGGGACGCGCGAGGCTTCGACCTCGCCCGCGAGGCCGCCGACTCCAGCCAGCTCACCGACGAGGACATCGGCCTCGCCAACGTCATCCTCACCAACGGTGCGCGGCTCTACGTCGACCACGCACACCCCGAATACAGCGCCCCCGAGGTCACCAACCCCCGCGACGCCGTCCTCTGGGACAAGGCCGGCGAGCGGATCATGGCCGAGGCCGCCGAACGGGCCGCGGCGCTGCCGGGCGCGCAGCCCATCCACCTGTACAAGAACAACACCGACAACAAGGGCGCTTCCTACGGCACCCACGAGAACTACCTGATGAAGCGGGAGACGCCCTTCTCGGACATCGTCCGCCACCTCACCCCGTTCTTCGTCTCGCGCCAGGTGTTCACCGGCGCAGGACGCGTCGGCATCGGCCAGGACGGCCACGAACACGGCTTCCAGCTCAGCCAGCGCGCGGACTACTTCGAGGTCGAGGTCGGCCTCGAGACCACGCTCAAGCGGCCCATCATCAACACCCGCGACGAACCGCACGCCGACGCCGAGAAGCACCGCCGGCTCCATGTGATCATCGGCGACGCGAACCTGTCCGAGATCTCGACCTACCTGAAGCTCGGCACCACCGCGCTCGTCCTGTCGATGATCGAGGACGGCTTCATCGCCGTGGACCTCGCGGTCGACCAGCCCGTACGGACGCTGCACCAGGTCTCCCACGATCCCACCCTCAAGCGGCTGGTCACGCTCCGCAGCGGCCGCACGCTCACCGCCGTCCAGCTCCAGATGGAGTACTACGAACTCGCCCGCAAGTACGTCGAGGAACGGTACGGAGCCGACGCCGACGACCAGACCAAGGACGTCCTGACCCGCTGGGAGGACACCCTCAACCGTCTGGAGAACGACCCCATGAGCCTGGCCGGCGAGCTGGACTGGGTCGCCAAGCGGGAAGTCATGGAGGGCTACCGGCGCAGGGACGGCCTGGACTGGGACGCCGCCCGGCTGCACCTCGTCGACCTCCAGTACGCCGACGTACGCCCCGCCAAGGGGCTCTACAACCGTCTCGTCGCCCGCGGCCGCATGAAGCGGCTGCTGGACGAGACCGAGGTCGAGCGGGCCCGCACGAAGCCGCCGGAGGACACCCGCGCCTACTTCCGCGGACGCTGTCTGGAGCAGTACGCGGACGACGTCGCGGCGGCCTCCTGGGACTCGGTGATCTTCGACCTGCCGGGCCGGGACTCGCTCCAGAGGGTCCCAACCCTGGAACCGCTTCGCGGAACGCGTAATCACGTCAAGGAGCTCCTGGACCGCTGCCGCACGGCGGAAGACCTGGTCAGGGTGTTGTCGGGCAACTGA
- a CDS encoding ubiquitin-like protein Pup yields MATKDTGGGQQKATRSSEEVEEAPEAQASEDLKERQEKLSDDVDDVLDEIDDVLEANAEDFVRSFVQKGGQ; encoded by the coding sequence ATGGCGACCAAGGACACCGGCGGCGGACAGCAGAAGGCGACGCGTTCCTCGGAGGAGGTCGAGGAGGCGCCCGAGGCGCAGGCATCGGAAGACCTCAAGGAGCGCCAGGAGAAGCTGAGCGACGACGTGGACGACGTCCTCGACGAAATCGATGATGTGCTCGAGGCCAATGCCGAGGATTTCGTGCGAAGCTTCGTGCAAAAAGGTGGGCAGTAA
- a CDS encoding endonuclease domain-containing protein has translation MDHCHGTGRVRGVLCFSCNAALGQFKDRPDAIRRAAAYVEGIAWKPTLVAPGVYQLPS, from the coding sequence GTGGATCACTGCCACGGGACGGGTAGGGTCCGTGGCGTACTGTGCTTCAGCTGCAATGCCGCGCTGGGGCAGTTCAAGGATCGGCCCGATGCCATAAGGCGGGCTGCTGCTTACGTGGAAGGAATCGCGTGGAAGCCAACACTCGTAGCACCGGGCGTCTACCAGCTGCCTTCCTGA
- the prcB gene encoding proteasome subunit beta, with translation MEANTRSTGRLPAAFLTPGSSSFMDFLSEHQPEMLPGKRQLPPLQGVIEAPHGTTIVAVSFPGGVVLAGDRRATMGNVIAQRDIEKVFPADEYSAVGIAGTAGLAVEMVKLFQLELEHFEKVEGAQLSLEGKANRLSTMIRSNLAMAMQGLAVVPLFAGYDVDREKGRIFSYDVTGGRSEEQGYAATGSGSVFARNAMKKLFRGDLSEAEATTLVVQALYDAADDDSATGGPDVARRIYPIVTVITEDGFRRLSEDEASEVARAVLERRLEQPDGPRAALL, from the coding sequence GTGGAAGCCAACACTCGTAGCACCGGGCGTCTACCAGCTGCCTTCCTGACGCCTGGTTCGTCGTCCTTCATGGACTTCCTCTCCGAGCACCAGCCCGAGATGCTCCCGGGGAAGCGGCAACTGCCGCCGCTCCAGGGTGTGATCGAGGCGCCGCACGGCACCACGATCGTGGCCGTGAGCTTCCCCGGCGGGGTGGTGCTCGCCGGTGACCGCCGGGCCACCATGGGCAATGTCATCGCGCAGCGGGACATCGAGAAGGTGTTCCCCGCGGACGAGTACTCGGCGGTGGGCATCGCCGGCACGGCGGGACTCGCCGTGGAGATGGTGAAGCTGTTCCAGCTGGAGCTGGAGCACTTCGAGAAGGTCGAGGGCGCGCAACTGTCTCTGGAGGGCAAGGCGAACCGGCTGTCGACCATGATCCGTTCCAACCTCGCGATGGCCATGCAGGGGCTGGCCGTGGTCCCGCTGTTCGCCGGGTACGACGTGGACAGGGAGAAGGGGCGGATCTTCTCCTACGACGTCACGGGCGGGCGTTCGGAGGAACAGGGGTACGCGGCCACCGGTTCCGGGTCGGTCTTCGCGCGCAATGCCATGAAGAAGCTCTTCCGGGGTGATCTGAGCGAGGCCGAGGCGACCACCCTGGTGGTGCAGGCCCTCTACGACGCCGCGGACGACGACTCGGCGACCGGCGGTCCCGATGTGGCCCGGCGGATCTACCCGATTGTCACGGTGATCACCGAGGACGGCTTCCGTCGGCTCTCCGAGGACGAGGCGTCCGAGGTCGCCCGGGCAGTGCTGGAGCGGCGGCTGGAGCAGCCCGACGGTCCGCGCGCCGCGCTGCTGTAG
- the prcA gene encoding proteasome subunit alpha: MSTPFYVSPQQAMADRAEYARKGIARGRSLVVLQYADGIVFVGENPSRALHKFSEIYDRIGFAAAGKYNEYENLRIGGVRYADLRGYTYDRDDVTARGLANVYAQTLGTIFSSAAEKPYEVELVVAEVGETPEGDQIYRLPHDGSIVDEHGSVAVGGNAEQISGYLDQRHRDGMTLAEALALAVQSLSRDTNGSEREIPAERLEVAVLDRTRPQQRKFKRITGRQLARLLAADGAETASEAEADVQAEDEAGGAPEGKE, translated from the coding sequence GTGTCGACGCCGTTCTATGTCTCACCCCAGCAGGCGATGGCCGACCGGGCGGAGTACGCCCGCAAGGGCATCGCGCGTGGCCGCAGTCTGGTCGTGCTGCAGTATGCCGACGGCATCGTGTTCGTCGGTGAGAACCCGTCCCGTGCGCTGCACAAGTTCAGCGAGATCTACGACCGGATCGGCTTCGCGGCCGCCGGCAAGTACAACGAGTACGAGAACCTGCGGATCGGCGGTGTGCGCTACGCCGATCTGCGGGGTTACACCTACGACCGGGACGACGTGACGGCCCGGGGCCTGGCGAACGTGTACGCGCAGACGCTGGGCACGATCTTCTCGAGTGCGGCGGAGAAGCCGTACGAGGTGGAGCTGGTGGTGGCCGAGGTCGGTGAGACCCCGGAGGGCGACCAGATCTATCGGCTGCCGCACGATGGCTCCATCGTCGACGAGCACGGCTCGGTGGCGGTGGGGGGCAACGCGGAGCAGATCAGCGGCTATCTGGACCAGCGGCACCGGGACGGCATGACGCTGGCCGAGGCGCTGGCGCTGGCGGTGCAGTCGCTGTCGCGGGACACGAACGGCAGTGAGCGGGAGATTCCCGCGGAGCGGCTGGAAGTGGCCGTGCTGGACCGTACACGGCCGCAGCAGCGGAAGTTCAAGCGCATCACCGGCCGGCAGCTGGCGCGGCTGCTGGCGGCCGACGGCGCGGAGACGGCGTCCGAGGCGGAGGCCGATGTGCAGGCGGAGGACGAGGCCGGAGGCGCTCCGGAGGGCAAGGAGTAG
- a CDS encoding LacI family DNA-binding transcriptional regulator, with amino-acid sequence MARAQTRPTSRDVAQAAGVSQAAVSLVMSDKWRGRVSETTAQRVREAAHTLGYRPNLAARNLRLGHTRTVLLVVPALTTEFFAGVYTGAARVAARHGFGVVLYPSPEGIGPARNPFASAQAALDGVIASSMAADALTSIRGDQLPLVMLDSDPTSNPDAATVNLDIADGVRQITRHLLDLGHRDFLHLAAGIPSWTFDVRARELAARLAAVPGSTLRTARSPISIQGAVTAAHTALAAPGRPTAVVCDDDQLAAGAYKAARRLGLRVPDDLSVTGLDDLALATALDPELTTVRLDAELFGERGMQALLAVLDHRTPEAGDIPVHLVTRGSTAPPGTRP; translated from the coding sequence GTGGCCCGAGCCCAGACCCGCCCCACGAGCCGGGACGTCGCGCAGGCAGCCGGCGTCTCCCAGGCCGCCGTCTCCCTCGTCATGAGCGACAAATGGCGCGGCCGCGTCTCGGAGACCACCGCACAGCGCGTACGCGAGGCGGCGCACACCCTCGGCTACCGCCCGAACCTGGCCGCCCGCAACCTGCGCCTCGGCCACACCCGTACCGTCCTCCTGGTCGTCCCCGCCCTCACCACCGAGTTCTTCGCCGGCGTCTACACCGGGGCTGCGCGCGTCGCCGCCCGGCACGGCTTCGGCGTTGTCCTCTACCCCTCCCCCGAGGGCATCGGCCCCGCCCGCAACCCCTTCGCCTCCGCGCAGGCCGCCCTCGACGGCGTCATCGCGTCCTCCATGGCCGCCGACGCCCTCACCTCCATCCGCGGCGACCAACTCCCCCTGGTCATGCTGGACAGTGACCCCACGAGCAACCCGGACGCCGCGACCGTCAACCTCGACATCGCCGACGGCGTCCGCCAGATCACCCGCCACCTCCTGGACCTGGGCCACCGCGACTTCCTCCACCTGGCGGCCGGCATCCCCTCCTGGACCTTCGACGTCCGCGCCCGCGAACTGGCCGCCCGCCTGGCCGCCGTCCCCGGCAGCACCCTGCGCACCGCCCGCTCACCCATCTCCATCCAGGGCGCCGTCACCGCCGCCCACACCGCCCTGGCCGCCCCGGGCCGGCCCACCGCCGTCGTCTGCGACGACGACCAGCTCGCGGCCGGCGCCTACAAGGCGGCCCGCCGCCTCGGCCTGCGCGTCCCCGACGACCTCTCCGTCACCGGCCTCGACGACCTGGCCCTGGCCACGGCCCTCGACCCGGAGCTGACCACGGTCCGCCTCGACGCGGAGCTCTTCGGCGAACGCGGCATGCAAGCCCTCCTCGCGGTCCTCGACCACCGCACCCCCGAAGCCGGCGACATCCCCGTCCACCTGGTGACCCGGGGCTCGACGGCCCCGCCCGGCACGCGCCCCTGA